AAAGTTTGGtttctttgtggtttgtttttttttttttatgctcatCAATGAGATCACGttccatttttttattgtgtttttttgtgtttttttcagcattctTGCAACTTTTCCCTTAAAGTATAGACCTGTAAACTGGGAAAATTGTACAGTGCACTTAATTGTCCTATCTGAGCAGTCTTATTTTATACTCAACCTCTGTACCTTCGATTAAAGAAAAGATACAGACATCACAGGCAGAGTCAAGTGCTATTTGAACACCAACCGGGGCGGGCGCTAGCTTACGAATAAAACAAGGAATCCTCTTCCACGTCAACACAAATAGCACACAgagtatggggaaaaaaaaaaaaaacaaaacaaaggaaggaCAACTTTTAGGGAGCACAGACAGATACTGCtactcttttgtttttcctctttttttaaatcctccGTTACTTCTTCCGAGCGTCACATTAAAGGCAAGTCTTAATAGTTCGTCGGTAATCATCACTGTGTTGATATTAGCTTATACACCTGTTCTAGTTCTAAACGGTACCACATTGTGCTAATAAAtcacaatttcttttattttttttgctcctcTATCCGTTACACTCGGTAAAATATTATTGCcagtctttattttattttttatacgGTATACACGAGGTCTTAAAAGTTTATAATTTGATTGTCAGCTTGACAACCAAGCGGCTCcggatttatttgttttggtgCCAGAATCAATAAAAGATattattaaaagtaaatatCTTCATAAAACAGATTTCCTTACTTGTGTATTTAATGGCGTTGAAGGGCCTCTGCGCGTTTCACATTCTATTTAATCATCGATGTGGGGGGGGATAAAagttggggagggggagccctatatttcattttaagctcTCTCCAGGAGCGAAGCAGGTTTTTAGACTGGTGTGatcagtttgggtttttttttaaaaataaaataaaataaaaggcagggGAGAATGATGATTAACTAGGACTGAGCGGgtcatttccttctcttccttagTTTTCGCTTTCCTCTTCGTTCTTAGGTAGCCGGTGTTGTAAGAGACACGAGACGGGCTCGCAGGCGCGGTGGGAGAGGCTCGTCGCCGCCACCGCCGTGGAGACGAGCTACACGTGGAggatgagcagaaaggagccATCGGCCGCGACAGATCCAAGGCACTCAgcttatttgtgtgtgtgtgtgtgtgtgtgtttgaaacCAAACGCTAACAGAAATCTACCTCTTTCTGCCTGGTGGCGGTCGTTACTTCCCAATTAAAGGCCTTTTTTTGTGTCCTAAAGGGTACTCTTTCTCCAATCGGTGGGTTTATTCTTTTAAGACAGCGATCTAGCTAACGCGACGCTTCTTCGGTGCTATCGGTCCTGTCCGTAGAGGGTTACCCAACGCGTGTTTTCCTTCGCACgtcacaaaacaaaactgtacatGATATGTATTACAGGATGGATGCAGCATGGTCGGTTTTGTTTGCTCtcgggtttggttttgtttcgcttttctattttttcttttttttttttcccactcctatttttttcctctttttttttttttttttttttttttccgaacGGAACTGGAAACAGCGACGTGTTTGCTCAGCAACTAATCAgggacaatttaaaaaacagccaTAACATACCATACATGCTGTCTAatccaaaaaattaaaaaaaaaaaaaaaaagaaacaaaacaaaacaaaaaaaccccaacatacACAACATGTAAATTATTGCACAAGAGAAAGGCTCAAAGTTTGCGTAAAATGCAATAGTATTGCCCCGATACAGATCATGCATTCAAACGgtgagaacaaaaaaagaaaataaacagggtGTGCTGGTGACAAGCACTTTCCGAATATCCTTAGCTTCCATGATTTCCATCACAAGGGACTAGAAAACCTCTACGGGGATGCAGGGACGGGGCGGGGAcgggggtgggaggaggggtACGAATATACCTCTATTCAGTTTTTATCTCGTTATTCAAGACTCGATCACTGTGccattttttcatgtgtttctcCAGGGTACTGTACACGCTAAAAGGCATCTTACAAATCTCGCATTTGTAAACGTCCTTTCCCACCTGCCCGTGTGTTTTCATGTGCCGGGTGAGCTTGCTACTCTGGGCGCAGGCGTAGTTGCAAAGCTCACACTTATACGGCCTCTCGCCCGTGTGGCTCCGTCTGTGGACGGTGAGATTACTACAGTTCTTGAAGACCTTCCCACAGTACTCACAAGTGTCGCTGCGTCTGCCCTCTTTTGAGCTGGGCCTGCCAGGGCCCGGGCCACTAATATGGGGGGTGCTCCCTCCGCTTCCCGTGCCGCTGCGGCCTGAGATCCCTCCGTCCAGCTCGCCCGGCGGCGTGGAGAAGCGCAGGCTGCCGTTCTCCGAGGAGTGCTCGGAGGAGGAGGCGAAGGGCGATTGTCGGGAGTCGCCGAAGCTGAGGAAGGGGTCCTTCAGCTGCCGGGAGGCGGCGTAGCCCGCCAGCCACTGGGAGTAAACGTTCTCGGTGTTGGGCATGGCGGCGGCCGGCAGGTCGAACTCCTTCTCCAGCTTGATGCGTTTGGAGAAGGGgctcagggagctggggctacccagcagcagctttttggACAGGCCTCCCGAGGCGGACTCCCCCGGGGAGCAGCCCCGGCCGTTGACGGCCCCCTCGTCGATGCGGTCAGACTCGCCGGCCACCGAGTCTTCGTCGCAAGTGTCCCTGTGCACCTCGGGCTCGGGGAGGTGGCCCCGCTTGTGTTTCTCTCCCAGGACCTGGTGGAAGGCCTCGCTGAAGTGCTGCATGGAGCTCAGGACCATGCCCTGCATGACATCCGGCATCGACCGGCCCTCCTCGCCGGCCCGCGAGTTGTTCTCGTGGTGGCGGGCCGCCTCCAGGCTCATCCCGAAGCCGTAGTCCGGCCTGTCGCTCTCGTTcaagtcctcctcctcttcctcctcctcctcctcctcttcctcctcctcttcctcctcttcctcgtcCCCGTTCTCGGGGATCATGTTGGGGTCGTTCTCGCTCTTGAACTTGGCCACCACGGACTTGAGGGCGCTGCTGGCGCTGCCCACCAGGTCGCTGGTGCCCGGCTCGGGGGAGCTGGCGGTGGAAAGCCCGTCGTCCGACTTCACCGTCATGGGGGAGGACTTGTGCATGTGGGTCTTCATGTGGCGCTTCAGCTTGCTGGCCTGCGTGCAGGCGTGGTCGCAGAGGTTGCACTTGTAGGGCTTCTCCCCGGTGTGGCTCCGGCGGTGGACCACCAGGTTGCTCTGAAACTTGAAGGTCTTCCCGCAGAACTCGCAGGACTTGGACTTCATGggtggctgggagggaggaggagcagactgcagaggaggaaggggcgGCGTGGCCAGGAACGGGGGCTTGCTGCCGGGTTGGAAGGGCTGCAGCAACCTTTGCATAGGGCTGGGCCGGCTCGGGGACAAGGGCGGGCTGGAGGTGTTGCCGGCCAGCTCCCGCAGCCTCCGGGAGAAATCCATAGCGGGGGGCTCCATCGCCATGGGGTTCAGTCGCAGCACCCTGTCAAAGGCACTAGGGTGATGGGTGGCCAGAGCCATTTCTTCCGCACCCAGGCGCTCAATGCGATGCGGATCCAAATGGTGCCTTGGGGGAGGGCTAAAGAGGGGCGGCGTGGGTGGGAAGCGCCCTTCTCCCAGCCCCGACGCCTCCCTCGAGACCGAGCCGGGTATTCTGAGCAGGTTAAAAGGGTTATTGTCTGCAATGTGAATCCCGTGGAGAGGTGGCTGGGAAGGGCACTCTGCACCTAGTCCTGTTGGGATACCAACCCGTGGCGTCAGGGGGCTGCCGTGCTCGCTTTCTAGGTAGATCCGTAAGCCGTGCGTGTTCTGTGCGTGCTGCAAGAGGAACCAGGCGCTGTTGAAAGGCTGTTTACAAGTCGTACACGTGTAGCTGCTGGGCTCGTCTTTACCTGCAAAATAACACAACAAGCAACGTCAATCTCCGGCCGCCCACCGGCAGGCGAGAGCTCGCCTCCCCGCCGAAGCTCCTCTCCTCCGGGACGCTCAGCTGGGACCTGGGGAAGGGACGTCCCAGCTCGGCGCAGGCAGGGGAAAGGGGATGGGAGGAGGCGAGGGGTGCGACGGGAAGGTCCAAACCCACCCGAGATGCGCCCACTGCCTCCCACCATCCCCAGCCCTAGGTTCAAAACCGAACGTTGGTAGGCAACCGCAgcaaaaaaagctatttaaaaaaaaagaaaaaaagaggattaaGTCAATTGATGCCAGGTACAACTCAGCAGACTTTATGCTGCAAGAAGCTGCTGAAATttaaactgagaagaaaataaataaataagtaaataaataagtaaatggataaatagataaaatgaaatgaaatgaaataaaataaaatcataaaataaaatcatacaaAATAAAGccccttctgaaaagcactCCAGAAAAACACATACATTGGTTCAAAGCAGCAACCCAAAGCATCATGACTGCTTGGGTTAGCAAGCTGGGCAACATCACATTATCAGCCTCCTCCTTACTTTGAGAGACTAACAATGTGTACAAAATTAGGCagcacagaatcatagaattgtcaaggctggaaaagacctaaaagatcatcaagtccaaccatcgtcccaatgccaccatgccagctaaaccatgtcctgaagcacgacatctagacgttttttgaacacctccagggatggtgactccaccacctccctgggcagcccgttccaatgcctaatgactctttcagtgaacaaattcttcctaagatccagcctgaacctcccctggcataacttgaggccattttctctcatcctatcgctggttacccaggagaagagaccgaccttcacctcaccacaacctcctatcaggcagttgtagagggcaataaggtctcccctcatcTCTTGCCCCTGAGCAGAGTTTCGACTCCGGggcaaaaaaagataatttgaaCAATAGAATTAAATAAACTCGAGTGCAGGACAGGGAGAGCGAGCGGGAGCTCCGCcggggaaggagctggagggTGGCCAGGAGGCCTGGCCGAGCGCCCCGCCGGAGCCGCATTATTTCTCTCGCACTGAAAAGAAGCCGAGGATGGTAAATGCCACTTTGGCATGTATTGAGCTAACTCTATTTCatgagaatttatttttggaGATAACACGGACGTTATAAAAGAGCAACCAACTAATAAATAACTAAACAAAAAGCCAGCTAATAATGACAGCAGAAAGCAGCCCCTTCTACTATATGGCAAAACAAGGGGGGTGAATAACTTTTTGAGTTAAGGGAGGGAAGAGTGGCGTGAGATATGGCGAAGGTGAGTGCGCTTTTATCCATTACTgtaattttgcaaataattaatTCACTTCTACCCCCCTATGGAAGTTTTTTTACTAAATGCTGCTAAACTGAAACGGGAGCTAAGAGGAGGATAACAATTCAtttccagccctgcccagcagttcacagaatcacagaatcacagaatcaatcaggttggaagagccctctgggctcatcgagtccaaccattgccctgacaccaccctgtcaactagaccatggcactaagtgccatgtccagtcttttcttaaaaacacctccagagatggttcTCATAGAGCTGCTGTTTAGTgatattcaaaaaaaaaaaaaaacaaaaaacaaaaaaccaaaaccaaaacatgctCTTGAGGTTTGAATAAATCACAGGAGCCCTCCAAAGGCAGCAGTGCTCGGGGTGGTACCTGCCCGCACCGCATACCCCGGCCCTGACCCGACATCTACGTTACGAGGCATCTGCTCTGTACGCACCGCTCCTGAGTAAACCTCTTCACATGGTGCACTGAGAGCTGCCCCCGTTAGGTTTCCCCTATTTGCCTAATataaagaaaagggggaaaaaaaaaccacaaacaacaaaaacaaacaaaaaaacaagtaaggcagatttggaaagaaaatattgctgtatTTGTGCCCATCTTGTTTCCCATCTCActtgggaggaggggaagaaaagcttCACATGGGCATTTTTGTTCTCCAGGGGCTGAATGCTGATTTGGGGACGGGAGAGGCAGGCAGCCCGCAGCGCCGGCTGCGGTGCCCCATCGCAgccttcctccctgcctcccagctctgcctgacAAGCTGAATCAGGCGAATAAAAAGAGACTCGATCATCTACAGCAAGCATTTAACACTTTAATCACTCTAAAAGCccttgaaataatatttaacgGCGTCGGAATAAAATGCGCTGCGGTGTTCAGTATGTGCCAGGCGTGCGAGTGCAGATAAATACTCAAATCTGCTGAAATTAGAGGGAAATTCAATTGGACTTTCACATCCCTATGTTCATTTGCGagctagggggaaaaaaaaaatcttaaatggGAAAATTTCATCTTGCTTCACCGTAATGAAGTGGAAGTTTTTACCACCACGGTGGGAGCTAAGAACGTACCACTGCCTCGCCTCTCTACCTCATAGATCAGGTCAgagaaaatagcattttatcTTATAATGAGGATACAACATCGAGCGTTCGCTCCCACATTTTAGTATTCCCATCAACTAGATATTCCAGATCATAAGGGCAGCTCGTGTAATCATAATGTCAATGAGAAGGGCTGTTACGACTGAGACTGAAGATTACATggaaaaagctgctttgaaacTGGTAATTATTACCAGTCCACTAATAGCAAATGATGCATTACAGTTTCACCGTATAATCTGTATTTCACTCAGCTCCTGCCAGTACGGCCTTATTATATTACAGCACTCACAAATTCGAAATTCCTAAACTACAGTCATCAATAAATGTGTTACTTGCCATAATTTGCAAAATTACTTTGTTCATAACATCTTCGACCGTTATAAAGACTGGAATTGATTTCCTGCATGGCAAAATTAGGGCTACATTGATTTAGTGGAGTGTAAAATGTAATATTATTCTTCATTTGCTTGcctgaaaaacaagttttcaatTCGCCATCCGCGTTTAGTAATCAagataataatttaaatttaaaatcctGTTTATGTACAAAACTTCCCTAAACAACCCACTAGTTTCAAGGGAGCAACATAAAACCAGGCAATAAAATAAAGCAGCGAAACAGTTAAAACCCACCAGCCATTTGCCTCCACCTCCTGCTTTGAAGAGACACGATTTCTAATTTGTCTATTAGTGCTTGATTAATTATGAAGGCTATTGACTGACCATATCACCACCTAGAGATACGTTCCAGTCTGATGCAGCCTTGCCAAACTGCAAGAATTATGGCACTAATCCACGCGTTGCCCGCCAGCAGCGAGACGGGTCCTTAGACCGCCACAGCAACTCGCTCTTCCTTCCTCCCGTCCCACCGCCATGCTTTTTGGTACAGCGTTCAGGTCCCCCAAAAAGCCAGACGGGACTGTAGGACCCAAAGGCTGTGGACCCACAAGGAAAGCACAGCAGGGATATGCAGGAGCCGGTGCTGGCCgaggagagagatggagaaggtCTCACAGGGCAACTGGTGCCTCATCATCCACCGGGGCAATGTCAGGGGTCATGTTACCCAAAGCAGCACTGCGATGCCATCGGAGCTTTTGGCCAGATCCCAAGAGGCTAGTGGGAATCTCTCAGATCGAGATGCGAAGAGGGTCACTGCTGATCCAGCCCTCCTCGGCCATCAGCATCAGGGCTGGAGCCTGTGTCCTCGGCTGCTTCGCATCGAGGAATTTAAGGGTGAAAGGGACCACCAGCTCTCACTCTCTGACCTCTCCTACATTACGTGTCACTCAGTTGTCCTGTGCCATGACCAACACGACGTCTTTGGGTAAAGTGTAACCTCCTCCAGCCCTGTGAATAGTCTTCAGGGCAAAGcacaaacaaaatcccagtgaaaacCATTCAAACCGGCCCAGAAGACAAGAAGAGCACCCACTGCTTGCTACTGCAGTCAGTTCCCACAGCTAACCACACTCATAGACGGGTACTGGGGTCCACCTGAATTTCTCTGGCTCCAACCTCTACCAGTTCTCTTCTTatgttgagggttttttttggcgGACACACTGAAAAGCCCCTTAGTACACAATGTGCCCCCGCCATGTACACCAAGGGTACTTGTGTACACTGAAATCAAGGCACACTTCGAAACAGAGTTATTTTTCCATCCCGAAGCCacccctccatcctcctccacCACTCAAGGACCAACCTAGCCCTTCTCAGGCCAGCATCCTGCTGGGAAGGAGTTGGTTTTCCACTAAGCctcccacagagctgctgccttctggGGTACCACCCCCCAGATCTGTACGCATGGCCCCGATTCCCTTTTTCTagccaggcaccacagcaggTTGGACCCAACCGTGCTCTCAACACACCCCGCTTGACAGTCTTTCCAAACCACCCCACCAACCCGTCCTTGTTActctccatccatccacccgCCTTTGCTTTATCCACAACGCTAATCAGTCGCAACTGCATATTCATTTCTAACTCACCAATGAAATGCTGACCACCGCTGAGGCTCCCACCAGCCCCTACTGACCTCTCCCATCCACCAACGCTTCTCCAGCCCTCGCACTCCCAAATTTGCCAGCCGGCTCTTAATCACCCGTGCTAGCGATACCGCCCAGTGCTCAGTCTTCCTGTACACAATGTCACACAGCACCGTGTCCAACACCTTGCAGAGTctatttcatttacatttatcAACCAAAGTTGTCATCTGGAAGAATGAAATCAGGTTTATTTGACAAGATCTATATTCCATAAATCCAAGTTCAGTGGCATGAATTATATTTCTATCCTTTAATTCTTCATCAATTGAATCTTATATCAGCTCTTCAATTATTTTGCCCAGAAGAGACAGGCAAAGTGTTGCCAACTCTCCCCCAGTTACCCCGACCAGCTCTTGACGGCATTTTCCCAGTCTGTAAGCTTTATTAAAAACCAGCATCACGTGCCAACTCTTTAGGGATTCTTGGGTGCAAGCTGTCAGGGCcttttcattcaaaaatatttatctccATTGGACCTTGTATAAAATCCTCCTTGGCTACTAATGACCTAGAAAAAACATCATCATCCGCCTATGATACAGAAACACAAcactgctgctttccagatgtacagtagaaatatttattaaaaatttctaCCTTACTGCCTCTTCCATCCATCACTTCTAGggtttctcttttctccaggaCCCTGAGAAGCTCTCCTCCCCATCATGGCAGGCACGAGTCTTCCTCAGTATCTTCAGCTCCCCGGACCAGTTCTCTACCCATCATGGTTTCTCACTGCAATTGATTGCtatctattttccttttttttaattgtcatatattgatttttttaatatctaattGCTGTTCTCATCTCACCACTGAAGCGGGTGAAGTGGGTTTTGGATTTGGGCCAAAGTTGCCCTCTCCTTCCTGGACAGCTCATCAACTCTTTACAAATAGCTTCCAATTACCATTCACATTTTTGCCTgtacattttttcctcccactcaATTTTActgctcattttctttgtatttgggAAATTACTCCTTTAGGAGAATGACATGGGGATACCATGTTCCAAATACAAACGTGGGGCCAATATGAAACCCGACTGGTCTCACCCAGTGAAGTCTCACCCACCGTTAtgtatttattccttttctacGTCCTGGCCAGCAAAGGAGTAGCGACAGGGCATGGCGTTTCACTACAGCACTAAGGTTTAGTGTTTCTCAAGTTATAGGCtcctgctggaaagaaaaaaaagcagcagaacagctcTTGCCTGCCATGCCCCCAGAAGAAGCGATTTAACCAGTGACACACAAGTGACAGATTTAGCTTCTGATCCGAAAAATGTTAACAAATGGGTGGGATGGATATTGGCATTTCAGTGCCTTTAAGGGCAGTTGGCACAATTACTCAGTAAAATATGAAGAGATGGCTGCTTTCAGCATTAAAGggcttttttatataaaaaaaaaaagctggttcTTCTGTACTGTGCTCACAGATACACCCGGCGTGCTCAAAGTCCAAGTCAAAGCAAGCCAACATCTCCAGGCACAATATAGCTGGCTCCGAGCAAGACCCACAGCCATGtccacagccaccagcagcaaagccagacAAGATGCTGGGGAGAAGACCAGCTGGGAGGAGAAGCTGTCAGCTAgatgccacaaaaaaaaagaaaaaaaaggatttctggAGCTAGGCATACAAGTTCAGGCACTGCCAAGTGAGTAATGGAATAATCTGCACGCGTGTGCCAATGTGCTTTGGAAGAGCTGCCTTTGTTTCTCAAAAGTCAGGGCTGGATCCAGGAAAGCTGCTCGTCGGACACACCAGCGCTTTACGAAGAGCAACGCTGAAACATCACGTGCAGCGTCCTCTTGGTGCCCCCATCTGAAACAGGCAGCCCTCAGCGCAGGACGTTGTTGGGGTGGGACCACCAGATTAAGGAGCGAGATATTAACATAACGTGTGTTTTACCACAGGGCTGCGCACAACATGCAGCATCAGACACCCCAGTTCTCCCAGTGTTTTCACTAACAAAACGGCAGCATAAGCAGGACTGCGTACACGCCAATGGTGCTCACAAGGATTTCATTCACAGCTGCAATTTACTCCCTTGGAGAAATCCCCGTGCCAGAGAAATCGCCGAGCAGACCAGGATTTGGCCCTCACTGCCTGGACGGTTCAGCCCTTCTTCTCGGCAGCATCTCTCCACAAGCCAGCACCACCAGCCTTGGTGGCTTAGCTCCCGTggtctcacagaatcacagaatcaaccaggttggaagagccctctgggatcatcgagtccaaccattgccctgacaccaccatggcaactagaccatggcactaagtgccatgtccagtcttttcttaaatgcccccagagatggtgactccaccacctccctgggcagccccttccaatgtctaataaccctttctgagaagaaattcttcctaatgtccaacctgaacctccccctggtgaagcctgaggctgtgtcctcttgtcctatcgctagttgcccaggagaagaggccgactctcacttcactacaatctcccttcaggtagttgtagacagcaataaggtcacctctgagcctcctcttctccaggctaaacaaccccagctccctcagccattactcgtaggtcagaccctccagacccttcaccagcttggtcgccctcctctggactcgctccaacacttcaacatctttcttgaagtgcgggtcTCCTTCACCTTCCCCAAAAAACCCGCATGTGTAAGCAAAGCCAAGCTGCCTTTACCGGGCTGCCTGCACCTACAGGGCACGCGTGTACCTTTTGCCATCAAACTGCAGAGAACAAAAGCTAAAAGCGACTCGAACACCCGCAAGCTGCAGTAAGGACCCCGCTCTCTTCTGCTCGCCACCAAACAATTATCAGGGGAACAGCCTGAGCCAAACCCAGGAACTTCTTTATTCAGCTTTAATGTCAACTGACTGCTTGATTTTTGGACTGATAAATTTGGCGTTGATGTGGTATTTAAAggggggaattaaaaaaattgagttAATTGTTACCACTTGTACTTGATTCAGTTCTTCTCCATCTGG
This region of Nyctibius grandis isolate bNycGra1 chromosome 1, bNycGra1.pri, whole genome shotgun sequence genomic DNA includes:
- the BCL11A gene encoding B-cell lymphoma/leukemia 11A isoform X2; this encodes MSRRKQGKPQHLSKREFSPEPLEAILTDDEPEHGTLGPPEGDHDLLTCGQCQMNFPLGDILIFIEHKRKQCNGSLCLEKAVDKPPSPSPSELKKASNPVEVGIQVTPEDDDCLSTSSRGICPKQEHIAGKDEPSSYTCTTCKQPFNSAWFLLQHAQNTHGLRIYLESEHGSPLTPRVGIPTGLGAECPSQPPLHGIHIADNNPFNLLRIPGSVSREASGLGEGRFPPTPPLFSPPPRHHLDPHRIERLGAEEMALATHHPSAFDRVLRLNPMAMEPPAMDFSRRLRELAGNTSSPPLSPSRPSPMQRLLQPFQPGSKPPFLATPPLPPLQSAPPPSQPPMKSKSCEFCGKTFKFQSNLVVHRRSHTGEKPYKCNLCDHACTQASKLKRHMKTHMHKSSPMTVKSDDGLSTASSPEPGTSDLVGSASSALKSVVAKFKSENDPNMIPENGDEEEEEEEEEEEEEEEEEEEDLNESDRPDYGFGMSLEAARHHENNSRAGEEGRSMPDVMQGMVLSSMQHFSEAFHQVLGEKHKRGHLPEPEVHRDTCDEDSVAGESDRIDEGAVNGRGCSPGESASGGLSKKLLLGSPSSLSPFSKRIKLEKEFDLPAAAMPNTENVYSQWLAGYAASRQLKDPFLSFGDSRQSPFASSSEHSSENGSLRFSTPPGELDGGISGRSGTGSGGSTPHISGPGPGRPSSKEGRRSDTCEYCGKVFKNCSNLTVHRRSHTGERPYKCELCNYACAQSSKLTRHMKTHGQVGKDVYKCEICKMPFSVYSTLEKHMKKWHSDRVLNNEIKTE
- the BCL11A gene encoding B-cell lymphoma/leukemia 11A isoform X1, with product MNFPLGDILIFIEHKRKQCNGSLCLEKAVDKPPSPSPSELKKASNPVEVGIQVTPEDDDCLSTSSRGICPKQEHIAGKDEPSSYTCTTCKQPFNSAWFLLQHAQNTHGLRIYLESEHGSPLTPRVGIPTGLGAECPSQPPLHGIHIADNNPFNLLRIPGSVSREASGLGEGRFPPTPPLFSPPPRHHLDPHRIERLGAEEMALATHHPSAFDRVLRLNPMAMEPPAMDFSRRLRELAGNTSSPPLSPSRPSPMQRLLQPFQPGSKPPFLATPPLPPLQSAPPPSQPPMKSKSCEFCGKTFKFQSNLVVHRRSHTGEKPYKCNLCDHACTQASKLKRHMKTHMHKSSPMTVKSDDGLSTASSPEPGTSDLVGSASSALKSVVAKFKSENDPNMIPENGDEEEEEEEEEEEEEEEEEEEDLNESDRPDYGFGMSLEAARHHENNSRAGEEGRSMPDVMQGMVLSSMQHFSEAFHQVLGEKHKRGHLPEPEVHRDTCDEDSVAGESDRIDEGAVNGRGCSPGESASGGLSKKLLLGSPSSLSPFSKRIKLEKEFDLPAAAMPNTENVYSQWLAGYAASRQLKDPFLSFGDSRQSPFASSSEHSSENGSLRFSTPPGELDGGISGRSGTGSGGSTPHISGPGPGRPSSKEGRRSDTCEYCGKVFKNCSNLTVHRRSHTGERPYKCELCNYACAQSSKLTRHMKTHGQVGKDVYKCEICKMPFSVYSTLEKHMKKWHSDRVLNNEIKTE
- the BCL11A gene encoding B-cell lymphoma/leukemia 11A isoform X3, with protein sequence MSRRKQGKPQHLSKREFSPEPLEAILTDDEPEHGTLGPPEGDHDLLTCGQCQMNFPLGDILIFIEHKRKQCNGSLCLEKAVDKPPSPSPSELKKASNPVEVGIQVTPEDDDCLSTSSRGICPKQEHIAGKDEPSSYTCTTCKQPFNSAWFLLQHAQNTHGLRIYLESEHGSPLTPRVGIPTGLGAECPSQPPLHGIHIADNNPFNLLRIPGSVSREASGLGEGRFPPTPPLFSPPPRHHLDPHRIERLGAEEMALATHHPSAFDRVLRLNPMAMEPPAMDFSRRLRELAGNTSSPPLSPSRPSPMQRLLQPFQPGSKPPFLATPPLPPLQSAPPPSQPPMKSKSCEFCGKTFKFQSNLVVHRRSHTGEKPYKCNLCDHACTQASKLKRHMKTHMHKSSPMTVKSDDGLSTASSPEPGTSDLVGSASSALKSVVAKFKSENDPNMIPENGDEEEEEEEEEEEEEEEEEEEDLNESDRPDYGFGMSLEAARHHENNSRAGEEGRSMPDVMQGMVLSSMQHFSEAFHQVLGEKHKRGHLPEPEVHRDTCDEDSVAGESDRIDEGAVNGRGCSPGESASGGLSKKLLLGSPSSLSPFSKRIKLEKEFDLPAAAMPNTENVYSQWLAGYAASRQLKDPFLSFGDSRQSPFASSSEHSSENGSLRFSTPPGELDGGISGRSGTGSGGSTPHISGPGPGRPSSKEGRRSDTCSAYPPSWRSAQGAPDVWQFSDGSSRALKF